One Natrinema longum genomic window, CTTCGAGGCCGTGCCGGGCGTCCCGGCGGCCCAGTCCTGTGCGGCTCGGCTGGGTGCCCCCCTCGTGAACGACACCGTCTCGATCTCGCTGTCGGACCACCTCGTCCCGATGCCGGAAATCGAGTCACGGCTCCACTCTGCGGCCAAGGAGTCCTTCACGATCACGATCTACAACCCGTGGAGCCGCAAGCGCCGGGAGAACTTCGAGAAGGCCTGCGAGATCCTCCTCGCACATCGCGACGAGGACACGCCCGTCGGCATCGTCCACGGTGCCGGCCGCGAGGACGAACAGGTGATGATCACCGAACTCGGCGAACTCGAGGAGCTCGGCGAGAGCGAGATCATCGACATGACGACGACGATCGTCGTCGGCAACGAGGACACCTACGTCTGGGACGACCGGATGGTCACGCCTCGGGGCTACGAGACGAAGTACGACTACTGAGACTAGCATGTCACGATACGAAGTCACCATCGAGAAGGACGCCTGCGACGGCATCTTCGCCTGCCTGACCCGCGACCCGCGATTCGTCGAGGGCGAGGACGGCCTCGCGACGATCGATCCCGGCGCGGATCCGGTCTACGACTGCGAGGGCGAAGTCACCGACACCGAAGACCGGGTCGTCGCGACGTTCGACGACGACCGCATCGACGAAGCCCAGCAGGCCGCTGCGGCGTGCCCGACGGACGCGATCGTCGTCGAGGAGGTGGGCGAATGAGCGACGCGGAATCCGCGACCGAGATCGAGGTTCCGTCGGATCCGCTCGCCGGCCACGCCGCGACGGCGTACTTCTGGGGCCACGTCGCCGGTAGCGGGGACGTTTCAGATGATAGCATCGAGGTCGTCACCAACGACGAGGCGTCAGCACAGGTGCTCGCCGCGATCGCGGGCGGCGACCTCGAGCACGACACGACCAGCCGCGAGTACGCCCACGACACGTCCATTACGCGAACCGAGGACGAGTACACGCTCTCGATCGGCACTGACGGAGGCGAAAGCGGCGAGAACGAGGATGGCGGTCTGCTCGGTCGCAGCGGCGCGCTCGGGCTCCCCGTCGACGGCCGCGGCAACTACCGCTTCGGCGCGTTCTCGAACTACGATCGGGAACTGCTCCGGGGGCTGCTCGAGGGCTGTGGCACCATCTGTTTCAAATCCTCGAGTGGCACGGTCGGCATCTCCTTCGTCCACGACGACGCGGACCTGCTCGACCTCGCGCAGGACCTGATCGCGGAGTGCCCCGTCGATGCTCCGATGGGTGAGCTCTCGGAGACGTCCTCGGGTGGCTACTGGTTCGGCGTCGACGACGCCGCCGCGCCCGCCTTCGGCACGTGGCTCTACGAGAACTGCGAGGAGACGGGCCTGTTCGCGCCGAGTCGCCGCCGCAAGCTCGAGCGGAGCCTCGAGCAGGCCGAGGCATACGACGAGTAGCCAACCGAACGATCGAGACATCCGATACAGATGAGTACACCCGACCAGACCACACACGCATCCACAGCCGGGTTCGACGACGAGGCCGTCCTCCTGATCGGCCACGGTTCCCGGCGCGAGAAGTCCAACGAACAGGTCCGCGAACTGGCCGCCGACCTCGAGTCGCGGCTGGGAATCCCCGTCGACGCCGCGTTCCTCGAGCTCGCGGAGCCGGCGCTCGACGAGGCCTTCGCCCAGCTCGCACCCGTCACCTCGCAGGTGACGGTCGTCCACTGTGCGCTGTTCGCCGCGAGCCACGTCAAGAACGACGTGCCCCTGGCGATCGAGCAGGCCCGCGCCGAACACGACCTCGAGATCAACAACGGCGCACACCTCGGCGTCCACCCCGCGATCCTCGATCTGCTCGACGATCGCGCCGCAGCCGTCGAGGGCAAACTGGGCGTCGACCGCGAGGAGAGCGAGGTCGCGGTCGTGGTCTGTGGCCGCGGCTCGAGCGATCCGGACGCCAACGGCGACGTGCACAAGCTGGCCCGCCTGCTGTTCGAGGGTCGCGAGTTCGACCGCGTGGAGGCCTCCTTTATCGGCGTCACGGAGCCGACGCTCGAAGACACCTTACACGGACTCTCGAAGCACCGCCCCGACGCGGTCGTCGTCCTGCCGTACATGCTCGGCGACGGCGTCCTCACCCAGCGGGTTCGGGACTGGACGGCCGAATTCGACGACGAGTACCCCTACGTCGACGCGCTGGCCGGGGATCCGCTCGGGACCGACTCCCGACTGCTCGACGTCTTCGCCGACCGCTGGCAGGAGGCGCGGACTGACAGCGTCTCCATGTCCTGTGACACGTGCAAGTACAAGGTCGACCTCGAGGGCTACGAGGAGGACGTCGGCGGCGCGCGGGCCATGCTCCGCGCGCTGGCCCACCAGGAGGCCCACGCCGACCGCGACGATATCGACGAGGAACCCGACAGCCACGACGCGCCGGAAAAACACGTCGCGGTCTGTACCAACCAGACGTGTGCCAAGATGGGGTCGCCGGCGGTCCTCGAGCGTCTGCGCCAGGAGGTGCGGGACTCCGAGCACTGCGACGCCCGCATCACGCGCTCGTCCTGTCTGGGTCGCTGTGGCGACGGCCCGATGGTCGCGGTCTACCCCGACGGGGTCTGGTACGGCGGCGTCGAGGACGACGACGCGGAACGGATCGTGGGCGACCACCTCGATCGGGACCGCATCGTCAGCGAACTCGTCGATCAGACGCTGTAACGCCGCTCCGAAACACACGAACGAAAAATCACTACATCCAACCATGAGCTGCTACGAAATCGAAGCGCTACGACTCGGATTGATGACCGTCCTCGGCGTCGGGGACGATAGCACCCGCGATCACGCGGAGAAGGAACTCGAGGGCCATCTCGACGGCCCGATCAAGGGCCTCGCGGAGGCCGACAGCCTCGCGGCGATCGAGCGCCACCTCGATGCCGCGCTAGTCGACCTCGAGGAGGAGGTCGCCGCGATGGACAGCGACGACCCCGAGTACGACTACACGCGGGGACGGCTGTTGGCGGTCCGCGACGCCGAGCGAGCGGTTCAGCGATTGAGCGTGCAGGGCGAGAGCATCGTCGAC contains:
- a CDS encoding ferredoxin is translated as MSRYEVTIEKDACDGIFACLTRDPRFVEGEDGLATIDPGADPVYDCEGEVTDTEDRVVATFDDDRIDEAQQAAAACPTDAIVVEEVGE
- a CDS encoding CbiX/SirB N-terminal domain-containing protein, which encodes MSTPDQTTHASTAGFDDEAVLLIGHGSRREKSNEQVRELAADLESRLGIPVDAAFLELAEPALDEAFAQLAPVTSQVTVVHCALFAASHVKNDVPLAIEQARAEHDLEINNGAHLGVHPAILDLLDDRAAAVEGKLGVDREESEVAVVVCGRGSSDPDANGDVHKLARLLFEGREFDRVEASFIGVTEPTLEDTLHGLSKHRPDAVVVLPYMLGDGVLTQRVRDWTAEFDDEYPYVDALAGDPLGTDSRLLDVFADRWQEARTDSVSMSCDTCKYKVDLEGYEEDVGGARAMLRALAHQEAHADRDDIDEEPDSHDAPEKHVAVCTNQTCAKMGSPAVLERLRQEVRDSEHCDARITRSSCLGRCGDGPMVAVYPDGVWYGGVEDDDAERIVGDHLDRDRIVSELVDQTL
- a CDS encoding cobalamin biosynthesis protein, which gives rise to MSDAESATEIEVPSDPLAGHAATAYFWGHVAGSGDVSDDSIEVVTNDEASAQVLAAIAGGDLEHDTTSREYAHDTSITRTEDEYTLSIGTDGGESGENEDGGLLGRSGALGLPVDGRGNYRFGAFSNYDRELLRGLLEGCGTICFKSSSGTVGISFVHDDADLLDLAQDLIAECPVDAPMGELSETSSGGYWFGVDDAAAPAFGTWLYENCEETGLFAPSRRRKLERSLEQAEAYDE
- a CDS encoding DUF3209 family protein, which produces MSCYEIEALRLGLMTVLGVGDDSTRDHAEKELEGHLDGPIKGLAEADSLAAIERHLDAALVDLEEEVAAMDSDDPEYDYTRGRLLAVRDAERAVQRLSVQGESIVDGLGDAHDTLHETFPVEE